In Methanoculleus sp. 7T, the following proteins share a genomic window:
- a CDS encoding DUF5803 family protein — MPAPDRDRRHRTGVALCLALVILLAPAAALNATVTVLPGGDAYRGEVTLVNASEYSFWEPGMLGERIPLTGKNVTVSGACGENCTYTQKDRNIIAFDKGNVTVTYEAPIAENNLQLIFTEPSNITVTLPEGQDIKNPLLGRVSEGGKVSTENNTTTVIAFDRVRYVEVRFYDQTRERLLYIFGSVWLTVAVVLLFPFLLMRRRQE; from the coding sequence CCCGATCGAGATCGACGCCACCGAACAGGCGTTGCTCTCTGTCTTGCACTTGTAATCCTGCTGGCGCCTGCCGCGGCCCTCAATGCGACGGTGACGGTGCTCCCCGGAGGCGATGCCTACCGGGGAGAGGTCACCCTCGTCAACGCGAGTGAATACTCCTTCTGGGAACCGGGGATGCTCGGAGAGAGGATCCCCCTTACGGGTAAAAATGTGACTGTTTCCGGGGCGTGCGGGGAAAACTGCACCTACACGCAGAAGGACCGGAACATCATCGCCTTCGATAAGGGGAACGTGACGGTGACCTACGAAGCCCCGATCGCGGAGAATAACCTCCAGCTCATCTTCACCGAGCCCTCGAACATCACGGTCACCCTCCCCGAGGGTCAGGACATCAAAAACCCCCTTCTCGGACGGGTGAGCGAAGGGGGGAAGGTCTCGACAGAGAACAACACCACGACCGTGATCGCCTTCGACCGCGTCCGTTATGTCGAGGTGCGCTTCTACGACCAGACCCGGGAGCGTCTCCTCTATATCTTCGGGAGCGTCTGGCTCACCGTGGCGGTGGTGCTCCTCTTCCCCTTCCTGCTGATGCGGAGACGGCAGGAGTGA